The following are encoded in a window of Bradyrhizobium guangdongense genomic DNA:
- a CDS encoding putative hydro-lyase, with translation MTVLVAAQQTETPDTLPSRKARLAYRGGQVGSTAGVAPGFVQGNLAILPAEYASAFHRFCQLNPKPCPIIGMSDVGSPHIPALGADLDIRTDVPRYRVWRDGEVVDEPTDITSHWRDDLVTFVLGCSFSFEEALLDEGMPIRHIEQNVRVPMYRTNIACGVSGPFAGPMVVSMRPFKPADAIRAVQITSRYPAVHGAPVHLGHPHLIGIKDIAKPDYGDPVPVGDDEIPVFWACGVTPQSVINAAKLPFAITHSPGLMLVTDLKNRAMAVI, from the coding sequence ATGACTGTTTTGGTGGCAGCGCAGCAAACTGAAACGCCCGACACGCTCCCCAGCCGAAAGGCGCGGCTCGCCTATCGCGGCGGCCAGGTCGGCTCGACCGCCGGTGTCGCCCCCGGCTTCGTCCAGGGCAATCTGGCGATCCTGCCGGCGGAATATGCCAGCGCCTTTCACCGCTTCTGCCAGCTCAATCCGAAACCGTGCCCGATCATCGGCATGTCCGATGTCGGCAGCCCGCACATTCCCGCGCTCGGCGCCGATCTCGACATTCGCACCGATGTGCCGCGCTACCGGGTCTGGCGCGATGGCGAAGTCGTCGACGAGCCGACCGACATCACCAGTCACTGGCGCGACGATCTCGTGACCTTCGTGCTCGGCTGCTCGTTCTCGTTTGAAGAAGCGCTGCTCGACGAGGGCATGCCAATCCGCCACATCGAGCAGAACGTGCGCGTGCCGATGTACCGCACCAACATCGCCTGCGGCGTGTCAGGTCCGTTCGCGGGACCGATGGTGGTTTCGATGCGCCCGTTCAAGCCTGCCGATGCGATCCGCGCGGTGCAGATCACCTCGCGCTATCCGGCCGTGCACGGCGCTCCCGTGCATCTCGGTCATCCGCATCTGATCGGCATCAAGGACATCGCCAAGCCCGACTATGGTGATCCCGTGCCTGTCGGCGATGACGAGATCCCGGTGTTCTGGGCCTGCGGCGTGACGCCGCAATCGGTGATCAATGCCGCAAAACTTCCGTTCGCGATCACGCATTCGCCCGGCCTGATGCTGGTGACGGATCTCAAGAACAGGGCCATGGCCGTGATTTAG
- a CDS encoding amidase has product MSQDLIRETACAVVDILRSGDVSPLELLDVVEKRVKEVDGKVNALPTLCFDRARANATALMRKPAGARGLLAGLPLPIKDLTDVAGVLNTEGSPIFKDNIPATSDLMVENLEANGAVVYAKSNTPEFGAGANTFNEVFGATLNPWDTTKSAAGSSGGAAVALATGMAWLAQGSDMGGSLRSPAAFCGIVGMRPSIGRVAHTPKSAIDRNLGVAGPMARNVEDLALLLDAMSGDYADDPLSLPAPATSFLSAAQSGKKPKRIAYSPDLGITPVDPEVKAITRKAAERFAEAGVIVEEAHPDWREAHECFHVLRAFDFAITKANLLRTKRDLLKPEVIWNIEEGLKLTVEQLARAEAQRVGMTARAIEFFKTYDLLLTPTTIVPPFPIEQRYVAECAGKRFDNYIEWLGIVYAITLACCPSLSLPCGFTASGLPVGVQVVGAPRADAHVIAGAKVLEDILGLRGQTPIDPRVK; this is encoded by the coding sequence TTGTCTCAAGACCTGATCCGCGAAACCGCCTGCGCCGTCGTCGACATCTTGCGCTCCGGCGACGTTTCCCCACTCGAATTGCTGGATGTGGTGGAGAAGCGCGTCAAGGAGGTCGACGGCAAGGTCAACGCGCTGCCGACGCTGTGCTTCGACCGGGCCCGGGCCAACGCGACAGCCCTGATGCGGAAACCGGCCGGCGCGCGCGGCCTGCTCGCCGGCCTGCCGCTGCCGATCAAGGATCTGACCGACGTCGCGGGCGTGCTGAACACGGAAGGTTCGCCGATCTTCAAGGACAACATCCCGGCGACATCCGATCTCATGGTCGAGAACCTCGAGGCCAACGGCGCGGTGGTCTATGCCAAATCCAACACGCCCGAGTTCGGCGCCGGCGCCAACACCTTCAACGAAGTGTTCGGCGCGACGCTCAACCCCTGGGATACGACCAAGTCTGCGGCCGGCTCCTCCGGCGGTGCCGCGGTGGCGCTCGCCACCGGCATGGCCTGGCTCGCGCAGGGCTCGGACATGGGTGGCTCCTTGCGCAGCCCCGCGGCCTTCTGCGGCATCGTCGGCATGCGGCCGAGCATCGGCCGCGTCGCACATACCCCCAAATCCGCCATCGACCGCAATCTCGGCGTCGCCGGACCGATGGCCCGCAATGTCGAGGACCTCGCGCTGCTGCTGGACGCCATGAGCGGCGACTATGCAGACGATCCGCTGTCGCTGCCGGCGCCTGCCACCTCCTTCCTGTCGGCGGCGCAGTCCGGCAAGAAGCCGAAGCGCATCGCCTATTCGCCCGATCTCGGCATCACGCCTGTCGATCCCGAGGTGAAGGCGATCACGCGCAAGGCCGCCGAACGTTTCGCGGAGGCCGGAGTGATCGTCGAGGAGGCGCATCCGGACTGGCGCGAGGCGCATGAATGCTTCCATGTGCTGCGCGCCTTCGATTTCGCGATCACCAAGGCCAATCTGCTGCGCACCAAGCGCGATTTGCTCAAGCCCGAAGTGATCTGGAACATCGAGGAAGGCCTCAAGCTCACCGTCGAGCAGCTCGCGCGCGCCGAGGCCCAGCGCGTCGGCATGACCGCGCGCGCGATCGAGTTCTTCAAGACCTACGATCTGCTGCTGACGCCGACGACGATCGTGCCGCCCTTCCCGATCGAGCAGCGCTATGTCGCCGAATGCGCCGGCAAGCGGTTCGACAATTACATCGAATGGCTCGGCATCGTCTACGCCATCACGCTCGCCTGCTGCCCGTCGCTGTCGCTGCCCTGCGGCTTCACGGCTTCGGGCCTGCCGGTCGGCGTGCAGGTGGTCGGCGCCCCGCGCGCGGATGCGCACGTGATCGCGGGCGCCAAAGTGCTGGAGGACATTCTGGGCCTGCGCGGCCAGACGCCGATCGATCCGCGGGTGAAGTAG
- a CDS encoding tartrate dehydrogenase has translation MSKKQYRIAVIPGDGIGKEVMPEGLRVLEAAAKKHGVSLHFDHFDFSSWDYYEKHGQMMPDDWKEKIGKHDAIYFGAVGWPAKIPDHVSLWGSLIKFRREFDQYVNLRPVRLMPGVPSPLANRKPGDIDFWVVRENTEGEYSSVGGRMFPDTDREFVTQQTVMTRIGVDRILKFAFELAQSRPKKHLTSATKSNGISITMPYWDERVEAMAKKFPGVKWDKYHIDILTANFVLHPDWFDVVVGSNLFGDILSDLGPACTGTIGIAPSGNINPEGDFPSVFEPVHGSAPDIAGQGIANPIGAIWSGAMMLEHLGEKVAGKSIVEAIERTLAERTLRTKDLGGNADTTACGKAVADMVD, from the coding sequence ATGAGTAAGAAACAATACCGGATCGCAGTCATTCCCGGCGACGGCATCGGCAAGGAAGTAATGCCCGAAGGTCTGCGCGTTCTGGAGGCAGCCGCCAAGAAGCACGGCGTGTCCCTGCATTTCGATCATTTCGACTTCTCGTCGTGGGACTATTACGAGAAGCACGGCCAGATGATGCCGGACGACTGGAAAGAGAAGATCGGCAAGCACGACGCGATCTATTTCGGCGCGGTCGGCTGGCCGGCAAAGATTCCGGATCACGTCTCGCTGTGGGGCTCGCTGATCAAGTTCCGCCGCGAGTTCGACCAGTATGTGAACCTCCGTCCCGTGCGCTTGATGCCCGGTGTGCCGTCGCCATTGGCGAACCGCAAGCCCGGCGATATCGACTTCTGGGTGGTGCGCGAGAACACCGAAGGCGAATATTCCTCCGTCGGCGGCCGCATGTTCCCCGACACTGACCGCGAGTTCGTGACGCAGCAGACGGTGATGACCCGCATCGGCGTCGACCGCATCCTGAAGTTCGCCTTCGAGCTCGCGCAGTCGCGGCCGAAGAAGCATCTGACCTCGGCGACCAAGTCGAACGGCATCTCCATCACCATGCCCTATTGGGACGAGCGCGTGGAGGCGATGGCCAAGAAGTTTCCGGGCGTGAAGTGGGACAAGTACCACATCGACATCCTGACGGCGAATTTCGTCCTGCATCCGGATTGGTTCGACGTCGTGGTCGGCTCCAACCTGTTCGGTGATATCCTCTCCGACCTCGGACCCGCCTGCACGGGCACGATCGGCATCGCGCCGTCGGGCAACATCAATCCCGAGGGCGATTTCCCCTCGGTGTTCGAGCCGGTGCACGGCTCGGCGCCTGACATCGCGGGGCAGGGCATCGCCAACCCGATCGGTGCGATCTGGTCGGGCGCGATGATGCTCGAGCATCTCGGGGAGAAGGTCGCCGGCAAATCAATCGTCGAGGCGATCGAACGCACGCTGGCCGAGCGCACGCTGCGCACCAAGGATCTCGGCGGCAATGCCGACACCACGGCGTGCGGCAAGGCGGTGGCGGACATGGTCGACTAA
- a CDS encoding malate/lactate/ureidoglycolate dehydrogenase, which yields MADYRTIKAEPLTNAIRAIVKAGGSSDREAELVSTNLVEANLKGHDSHGVGMIPRYVQSVVNGGLAVNQHVKIVLDTGPLLTLDGLTGYGQVIGHEAMELAADRAKRNGVCLVGLSNAHHIGRIGHWAEQCIDHGLVSIHFVNVISRPIVAPWGGSDARHGTNPFCVGIPRAGKEPIVLDFATSRIAQGKTRVAHNKGVELEPGTIIDNEGKPTTNPRYTVIPPHGAILPFGEHKGSGLALVCEILGGALSGGQVVKGPSDGKYNVLNGMLSIVIDPTKLGTAENLAREVESFVAWHTGSPPAPGVDKVKIAGEPERETKKKRLAEGIPVDPTTWQEILEAGKKFGLDQAAIEKIAG from the coding sequence ATGGCCGACTATCGCACCATCAAGGCAGAACCGCTCACCAATGCCATCCGCGCCATCGTCAAGGCTGGCGGCTCCTCGGACCGCGAAGCCGAGCTGGTGTCCACCAATCTCGTCGAGGCCAATCTCAAGGGACATGACTCCCACGGCGTCGGCATGATCCCGCGTTATGTGCAGAGCGTCGTCAACGGCGGCCTTGCGGTGAACCAGCACGTCAAGATCGTGCTCGATACCGGTCCGCTCCTCACTCTGGACGGCCTCACCGGCTACGGCCAGGTGATCGGCCATGAAGCGATGGAGCTGGCGGCTGACCGCGCCAAGCGCAACGGCGTGTGCCTCGTCGGCCTCTCCAACGCGCACCATATCGGCCGCATCGGGCATTGGGCCGAGCAGTGCATCGACCACGGGCTGGTCTCGATCCACTTCGTCAACGTGATCTCGCGCCCGATCGTGGCGCCCTGGGGCGGCAGCGATGCGCGCCACGGCACCAACCCGTTCTGCGTCGGGATCCCGCGCGCGGGCAAGGAGCCGATCGTGCTCGACTTCGCAACCAGCAGGATCGCGCAAGGCAAGACGCGCGTTGCTCACAACAAGGGCGTTGAGCTCGAGCCCGGGACCATCATCGACAACGAGGGCAAGCCCACCACCAATCCGCGCTACACCGTGATCCCGCCGCATGGCGCCATCCTGCCGTTCGGCGAGCACAAGGGCTCGGGGCTCGCGCTGGTATGCGAAATCCTCGGCGGCGCGCTCTCCGGCGGGCAGGTGGTCAAGGGTCCGTCCGACGGCAAGTACAACGTCCTCAACGGCATGCTCTCGATCGTCATCGATCCGACCAAGCTCGGTACCGCTGAAAACCTCGCACGCGAAGTCGAGAGCTTCGTCGCCTGGCACACCGGCTCGCCACCCGCCCCGGGCGTCGACAAGGTGAAGATCGCGGGCGAACCCGAGCGCGAAACCAAGAAGAAGCGTCTTGCCGAAGGCATTCCGGTCGATCCCACCACGTGGCAGGAGATCCTCGAGGCCGGCAAGAAGTTCGGGCTGGATCAGGCGGCGATCGAGAAGATCGCTGGCTGA
- a CDS encoding NAD(P)-dependent oxidoreductase, protein MRGVFVDANEALAVIMERLQKPDDPKVRIHRNPDIKPEQYPEILDGAEIAIVDHTALPTDIARKCTGLKHVVFLGTGARSYMNPEELAELGISVHLIKGYGDTAVAEAAIALMWASARVIAMMDREMRAGNWLREDGMQLTGKTLGLIGFGGIAAEVARIASGSGMKVIAWNRSPKSHPGVEFTDLDTLLARSDVVSLHLLLNDETRGMITRETIAKMKPGVVLINTARGAIVDEQAMIDALKSGHIRHAGLDVFNIEPLPADHPLTKIPNVTLSAHSAFRTPEASENLIEAAWVHCRRIVQG, encoded by the coding sequence ATGCGCGGAGTTTTCGTCGACGCCAACGAAGCCTTGGCCGTGATCATGGAGCGGCTGCAGAAGCCTGACGATCCCAAAGTTCGGATCCACCGGAATCCCGATATCAAGCCCGAGCAATATCCTGAAATCCTCGACGGCGCCGAGATCGCGATCGTCGATCACACGGCGCTTCCGACCGACATCGCCAGGAAGTGCACAGGCCTGAAGCACGTCGTGTTCCTCGGCACCGGCGCGCGCAGCTACATGAACCCGGAGGAGCTCGCGGAACTCGGCATCTCCGTGCATCTGATCAAGGGTTACGGCGACACCGCGGTGGCGGAAGCAGCGATTGCGCTGATGTGGGCCTCGGCGCGCGTCATCGCGATGATGGACCGCGAGATGCGCGCCGGAAACTGGCTGCGCGAGGATGGCATGCAGCTCACCGGCAAGACGCTCGGCTTGATCGGTTTCGGCGGTATCGCTGCCGAGGTCGCGCGCATTGCCTCCGGCAGCGGCATGAAGGTGATCGCCTGGAACCGCTCGCCGAAGAGCCATCCTGGCGTCGAATTCACCGACCTCGACACGTTGCTGGCACGGAGCGACGTGGTGTCGCTGCATCTTCTGCTCAACGACGAGACCCGCGGCATGATCACGCGCGAGACGATCGCCAAGATGAAGCCGGGCGTCGTCCTCATCAACACCGCGCGCGGCGCGATCGTCGATGAACAGGCAATGATCGATGCGCTGAAGTCGGGTCATATCCGCCACGCCGGCCTCGATGTATTCAACATCGAGCCGTTGCCAGCTGACCATCCGCTGACGAAGATCCCGAACGTGACGCTGTCGGCTCATTCGGCATTCCGCACGCCGGAGGCGAGCGAAAATCTGATTGAAGCAGCATGGGTCCATTGCCGCCGGATCGTGCAAGGATAA
- a CDS encoding SDR family oxidoreductase — protein MDLHLRGKRVLITGASKGIGAAAAEAFAEEGANLLLAARSGDQLKALADRLRSAHQIDAATSVVDLRRTEDVARLAKEASDIDVLVNNAGDIPGGSIDKIDEATWRHAWDLKVFGYINLTRHIYAQMKARGGGVIVNDIGAAGEKFDANYICGSAGNAALMAFTRALGGKSLADNIRVVGINPGPVGTDRHVTLLKTRAKHQFGDESRYKEFQKGLPLGRPAHAREIGDLMAFLASDRAGYTSGVIYTLDGGISAGWG, from the coding sequence ATGGATCTGCATCTGCGTGGCAAGCGCGTCCTGATCACGGGCGCATCCAAGGGCATTGGGGCAGCCGCTGCCGAGGCGTTTGCCGAGGAAGGCGCAAACCTCCTGCTCGCCGCGCGCAGTGGCGATCAGCTCAAGGCCCTGGCCGACCGCCTTCGTTCGGCGCACCAGATCGACGCTGCGACGAGCGTCGTGGATCTGCGCAGGACCGAGGACGTCGCGCGGCTCGCCAAGGAAGCCTCCGACATCGACGTGCTCGTCAACAATGCCGGCGACATTCCCGGCGGCTCCATCGACAAGATCGACGAAGCCACCTGGCGGCACGCGTGGGACTTGAAAGTGTTCGGGTACATCAACCTCACGCGGCATATCTATGCGCAGATGAAGGCCAGGGGCGGCGGCGTCATCGTCAACGACATCGGTGCCGCCGGCGAAAAATTCGACGCCAACTACATCTGCGGCAGCGCCGGCAATGCCGCGCTGATGGCCTTCACACGCGCGCTCGGGGGCAAAAGCCTCGCAGACAACATCCGCGTGGTCGGCATCAATCCGGGCCCCGTCGGCACGGACCGTCACGTCACCCTGCTGAAGACGCGGGCCAAGCACCAGTTCGGCGACGAGAGCCGCTACAAGGAATTCCAGAAAGGCCTGCCGCTCGGCCGCCCCGCGCATGCGCGCGAGATCGGCGACCTCATGGCCTTCCTGGCTTCGGACCGTGCCGGCTACACGTCCGGCGTGATCTACACGTTGGACGGCGGCATCAGCGCCGGCTGGGGTTAG
- a CDS encoding LysR family transcriptional regulator, with product MLDFRSIETFLWVVKLGSFRGAAARLNTTQPAISQRIAQLEREMGVKLLNRDHRVASPTPSGRQMMVYAEKLIGLRAAMMAEIGDRSAMRGVMRLGVAETIVHTWLPRLVKSVNEVYPNLSLEIEVDITPNLTARLLAQEIELAFVVGPLSASGVHNRVLADYPIGFLASPSLGLGDGPVTPSDLARFPIITFPRKTKPYEVVREVFDRPELPPIRLHASASLATVIHMAVEGLGIAVIPDAIVENELADGRLQLLDTDLAIAPLTFTASWLASPDVVAVERVAELARQIAQSSLAVDAAAAARH from the coding sequence ATGCTGGACTTCAGATCGATCGAAACCTTCCTCTGGGTCGTGAAGCTCGGCAGCTTCCGCGGCGCCGCGGCACGGCTCAATACGACCCAGCCGGCGATCTCCCAGCGCATCGCCCAGCTCGAACGCGAGATGGGCGTGAAGCTGCTGAACCGCGATCATCGCGTGGCTTCGCCCACCCCGAGCGGACGTCAGATGATGGTCTATGCGGAAAAACTGATCGGCCTTCGCGCCGCGATGATGGCGGAGATCGGCGACCGTTCGGCGATGCGCGGCGTGATGCGGCTCGGCGTTGCCGAAACCATCGTGCACACCTGGCTGCCGCGGCTGGTGAAGAGTGTGAACGAGGTCTACCCGAACCTGTCGCTGGAGATCGAGGTCGACATCACGCCGAACCTCACCGCGCGGCTGCTTGCGCAGGAGATCGAGCTGGCCTTCGTGGTCGGGCCGCTATCGGCCTCCGGCGTGCATAACCGCGTGCTCGCCGATTATCCGATCGGCTTTCTCGCGAGCCCGTCACTCGGACTCGGCGACGGTCCGGTAACACCGTCCGATCTCGCGCGGTTTCCGATCATCACCTTTCCGCGCAAGACCAAGCCTTACGAGGTCGTGCGCGAGGTGTTCGACCGGCCGGAGCTGCCGCCGATCCGCCTGCATGCGTCCGCTTCGCTGGCCACCGTCATCCACATGGCGGTCGAGGGGCTCGGCATTGCCGTGATACCCGATGCCATCGTCGAGAACGAGCTCGCCGACGGGCGGCTGCAGCTGCTCGACACCGATCTTGCCATCGCGCCGCTGACCTTCACCGCGAGCTGGCTCGCCTCGCCTGACGTCGTCGCGGTGGAGCGCGTCGCCGAGCTTGCACGGCAAATTGCGCAGAGCAGCCTCGCGGTTGACGCGGCCGCAGCGGCGCGTCATTGA
- a CDS encoding amino acid ABC transporter permease, translating to MTSDVRRPPRRSFFGALGPNELKGLFWQVLVVGIAVAVVLFLWSNTVTNLSARRITTGFAFLGREAGMPIADSLLTYNPRDTYLWAFVVGVANTLRVAVIGIVLATILGTLIGISRLSANWLLSRLAAVYVEVLRDIPLLLQLLFWYVLMQALPAARAAWRPVEGVFLSNRGLILPAIPVGSPQLRVLGTAVLGCAAFFVIRRWLVAQQMRDGKPRPAWPFALGLIVVLPAAVSLLFGVPWKIEWPELRGFNFVGGLTLAPEYFALLIALVTYTSAFIAEIVRSGIQSVPRGQWDAASALGLRRSFMLRQIILPQALRVIVPPMTSQYLNLTKNSSLAVAIGYQDVVSIANTTLNQTGQAIEAISLIMAVFLTISLGISFFMNWYNARIALAER from the coding sequence GTGACCTCGGATGTTCGCAGGCCGCCGCGCCGCAGCTTTTTCGGCGCGCTCGGCCCCAACGAGTTGAAGGGCCTGTTCTGGCAGGTCCTGGTGGTGGGCATCGCGGTTGCCGTCGTCCTCTTCCTCTGGTCCAATACCGTCACCAACCTCTCGGCCCGTCGCATCACCACGGGCTTTGCCTTTCTCGGCCGAGAGGCCGGAATGCCGATCGCCGACAGCCTGCTGACGTATAATCCGAGAGACACTTATCTCTGGGCGTTTGTCGTCGGCGTCGCCAATACGCTGCGGGTCGCGGTGATCGGCATCGTGCTTGCGACCATTCTGGGGACGCTGATCGGGATTTCGCGATTGTCGGCGAATTGGCTGCTGTCGCGGCTGGCCGCGGTCTACGTCGAAGTCCTGCGCGACATCCCGCTGCTGCTTCAATTGCTGTTCTGGTACGTGCTGATGCAGGCGCTGCCGGCCGCGCGCGCGGCGTGGCGGCCGGTCGAGGGCGTGTTCCTCTCCAATCGCGGTCTGATCCTGCCGGCCATCCCGGTTGGCTCGCCGCAGCTCCGGGTGCTCGGCACGGCCGTGCTGGGCTGCGCTGCATTCTTTGTCATCAGGCGATGGCTGGTCGCCCAGCAGATGCGCGACGGCAAGCCGCGGCCGGCCTGGCCCTTTGCGCTCGGCCTCATCGTCGTGCTGCCGGCGGCGGTGTCGCTGCTGTTCGGTGTGCCCTGGAAGATCGAATGGCCTGAGTTGCGCGGCTTCAACTTCGTCGGGGGGCTGACCCTCGCGCCGGAATATTTCGCGCTGCTGATCGCGCTCGTCACCTACACCTCCGCCTTCATCGCCGAGATCGTGCGCAGCGGCATCCAGTCGGTGCCGCGCGGGCAATGGGATGCCGCCAGCGCGCTCGGGCTGCGCCGCAGCTTCATGCTGCGACAGATCATCCTGCCGCAGGCACTGCGCGTGATCGTGCCGCCCATGACGAGCCAGTATCTCAATTTGACCAAGAACTCCTCGCTCGCGGTCGCGATCGGCTACCAGGACGTGGTCTCGATCGCCAACACGACACTGAACCAGACCGGGCAGGCGATCGAGGCGATCTCGCTGATCATGGCCGTCTTTCTCACCATCAGCCTTGGCATCAGCTTCTTCATGAACTGGTACAACGCGCGCATCGCGCTGGCGGAGCGTTGA
- a CDS encoding amino acid ABC transporter permease, which translates to MTVITGMPDVPRAARRPQIGNPVLRWLRANLFSSIPNGILTLVLLAVLAKGVIGFAQWGIANAVLLTPANDSAACKAVRGLGACWAIIPEKYRFILFGTYPFDEQWRPALSVVLFIALFYLSTRRALWRRELGFIWIGALALISVLMWGGVFGLSFVSQDRWGGLPVTLILATFGLAFGFPLGILVALGRRSKLPAIRSLSVLYVELIRGVPLVSLLFMASVMFPLFMPAGFNIDKLLRAQIAIILFAGAYLAEVIRGGLQAVPRGQYEAADALGLSYWRKHRLVVLPQAIRHVIPPLVNTFIAFFKDTSLVLIIGIFDLLTTAKTAIIDPAWQQFSVEVYIFVAAIYFAFCFAMSRYSRSLEATSRR; encoded by the coding sequence ATGACTGTTATCACCGGCATGCCGGACGTACCGCGTGCGGCTCGCCGTCCGCAAATCGGCAATCCGGTGCTGCGCTGGTTGCGCGCCAATCTGTTCTCGTCGATTCCCAACGGCATCCTCACCCTTGTTTTGCTGGCGGTGCTGGCAAAAGGGGTGATCGGCTTCGCGCAATGGGGCATCGCCAACGCGGTGTTGCTCACGCCGGCGAATGATTCGGCAGCCTGCAAGGCGGTACGGGGCCTCGGCGCCTGCTGGGCGATCATTCCTGAAAAATACCGTTTCATATTGTTCGGCACATATCCCTTTGACGAGCAGTGGCGGCCGGCGCTGTCGGTCGTGCTGTTCATCGCGCTGTTCTATCTTTCCACGCGGCGCGCGCTCTGGCGGCGCGAGCTCGGCTTCATCTGGATCGGCGCGCTCGCGCTGATCAGCGTGCTGATGTGGGGCGGCGTGTTCGGGCTCTCCTTCGTCTCGCAGGACCGATGGGGTGGATTGCCGGTGACGCTGATCCTGGCGACGTTCGGTTTGGCGTTCGGTTTTCCGCTGGGCATTCTGGTCGCGCTCGGCCGGCGCTCCAAGCTGCCGGCGATCCGTTCGCTCTCGGTGCTTTATGTCGAACTGATCCGCGGCGTGCCGCTCGTGAGCCTCCTGTTCATGGCGAGCGTGATGTTTCCGCTGTTCATGCCGGCCGGATTCAACATCGACAAGCTGCTGCGTGCGCAGATCGCGATCATCCTGTTCGCGGGCGCTTATCTGGCGGAAGTCATCCGCGGCGGCCTTCAGGCCGTGCCACGCGGGCAATATGAGGCCGCCGACGCGCTCGGACTGTCCTACTGGCGCAAGCACCGGCTGGTGGTGCTGCCGCAGGCGATCCGCCACGTCATTCCGCCGCTGGTCAATACCTTCATCGCCTTCTTCAAGGACACCAGCCTGGTGCTGATCATCGGCATCTTCGACCTGCTGACGACGGCGAAGACCGCGATCATCGATCCGGCCTGGCAGCAGTTCTCGGTCGAGGTCTACATCTTCGTCGCTGCGATCTATTTCGCCTTTTGCTTTGCGATGTCGCGCTATAGCCGCAGTCTGGAGGCGACGAGCAGGAGGTGA
- a CDS encoding Zn-dependent hydrolase, giving the protein MSRAATNLQIDSARLWGSIHETAQFGGTAKGGVRRLTLSSEDKQVRDWFRKACEDAGLEVHVDALGSQFGLRKGRDMSKLPVGIGSHLDTQPTGGKYDGILGTLGALEVIRTLNDAGIETEAPICVVNWTNEEGSRFAPAMMASAAYVGDFTTNDILSRKDIEGTTVGQALDAIGYRGDKPVGFQKLGCFVELHIEQGPILEAEGKTIGVVDSGQGVLWYDGKISGFESHAGSTPMPLRRDALATLSEIVLAMEAIARKHGPNAVGTIGEAVIANPSRNVIPGEIAFTMDCRSADGAIMDALDRDLRAAIAEIAARRKVDVKIDLVWRKPPTHFDPKLIAAVENAAKTLGYSSRRITSGAGHDACNLNTVMPAAMVFVPCKDGISHNELEDATQGDCAAGTNVLMHTVLAIAGVAS; this is encoded by the coding sequence ATGAGCCGAGCCGCCACCAACCTGCAAATCGATTCCGCCCGCCTCTGGGGATCCATCCACGAGACCGCGCAGTTCGGGGGGACGGCCAAGGGTGGCGTCAGGCGGCTGACGCTCAGCAGCGAAGACAAGCAGGTTCGTGACTGGTTCCGAAAAGCCTGTGAGGACGCGGGGCTTGAAGTGCATGTCGATGCGCTCGGCTCGCAGTTCGGATTGCGCAAGGGCCGCGACATGTCGAAGCTGCCAGTCGGCATCGGTTCGCACCTCGATACCCAGCCGACCGGCGGCAAGTACGACGGCATTCTGGGAACGCTTGGCGCGCTGGAAGTGATCCGCACGCTCAATGACGCCGGCATCGAGACCGAGGCGCCGATCTGCGTCGTCAACTGGACCAACGAGGAAGGCTCGCGCTTCGCACCCGCGATGATGGCCTCCGCCGCTTACGTCGGCGACTTCACCACCAACGACATCCTGTCGCGCAAGGACATCGAGGGCACGACCGTCGGCCAGGCGCTCGATGCCATCGGCTATCGCGGCGACAAGCCGGTCGGCTTCCAGAAGCTCGGCTGCTTCGTCGAGCTGCACATCGAGCAAGGCCCGATCCTGGAGGCCGAGGGCAAGACCATCGGCGTGGTCGATTCCGGCCAAGGCGTGCTCTGGTACGACGGCAAGATTTCCGGCTTCGAAAGCCATGCGGGCTCGACACCAATGCCGCTGCGGCGCGATGCGCTGGCGACGCTCTCCGAGATCGTGCTGGCGATGGAGGCGATCGCGAGGAAGCACGGGCCGAACGCGGTCGGCACCATCGGCGAGGCCGTGATCGCGAATCCCTCCCGCAACGTCATTCCCGGCGAGATCGCCTTCACCATGGATTGCCGCAGCGCGGATGGCGCCATCATGGATGCGCTCGACCGCGACCTGCGCGCCGCGATTGCCGAGATCGCCGCGCGCCGCAAGGTCGATGTCAAGATTGATCTCGTCTGGCGCAAGCCGCCGACGCATTTCGATCCGAAGCTGATTGCAGCGGTCGAGAACGCGGCCAAGACGCTTGGCTATTCCTCCCGCCGCATCACCTCCGGCGCCGGCCACGACGCCTGCAATCTCAATACCGTCATGCCGGCTGCGATGGTGTTCGTGCCGTGCAAGGACGGCATCAGCCACAACGAGCTGGAAGATGCCACGCAGGGCGACTGCGCCGCGGGCACCAACGTGCTGATGCACACCGTGCTGGCAATCGCCGGCGTCGCGTCCTGA